The bacterium DNA segment ACGTCGATCCAACTGCAACCGTAATAATTGGTCGAGTCGGGATCGGTGACGATCGGATTAGTCAAATCGGTGATCCGGGTGAAAACCTGCGAATAGATTTGTGTGCTTTCTAAAAAGATCGCCAAAATGCTCATGAAAAATAGTAATGAAAATCGCATAGGTTACCTTTCCCTTTTGTTTTATGGTTGTTTTATCGAGAGGTAGAAATGTATTTTTGTGTGATTGTGTAACTTAGCCTATGCACCAAATTAAGTCTAAAGCGGCTGGTATTGCTTGAAAATGATGTGAAGTCCTCATGATTTTTTTGTGAATAGACTGGCAAAGCATTGTTCAGAAGGAACTTAAGCCCGGTAATGTTTTTAATTGTTATTGTCAATTGCAGATGATAATATGTAAGTAAAGTTGGTTTAGAATCGGAACTTTAATCAAGCATGAGTATTCATCCGGCTAAAAAATCGATCTATATTGTCGACGCTTGGGTCATTAAACCCGAATTGAACATAATTATTACAGGCGATTCGTCTGTTCGCGTAGAACCGAAAGCTATGGACGTGCTCGTGTATATGCTGGATCGTCCGGGCGAGACGGTGACACGGGAGGAATTCTTTCAGGTTATTTGGAAAGATTCTTTTGTCACTGAAAATACTTTAAATCAGATTATTTCGAAGTTACGTAAAATTTTCAATGACGAAACGGCACAGCCGCGGGTTATCGAAACGGTTTCTAAAAAAGGTTATCGCATTATTGCGGCCGTCGAGAAAAAAAATGAAAATAACGGAGATGCTGCAAATGAACCGAAATCGTTGTGGATGAAAGTCGCCGCCGGTTTGGCTGTTTTGGCAGTATTGGCCGCTATCATCGCAGGGCGTGAATATTTTTTTGTGGATAAATTTACAGAGCCTGTCATCCTAAGTTCAGCGACCGGGATGGAACGATTTCCGTTTCTATCCTATGATGGAAAAAAAGTTGTTTTTATCTACGGGAATTCCTGTGATGAAAAAACGGAAGTGCGTGTCTTGACGCCGGGCTCGGACCAGGTTGAAATTTTCGCCCAAATACCCGGATTTAAAAAATTTCCAAGATTTTCGCGCGATGGGCAGTCGATCATCTTTTGTAATACTGTGGGATGGAATTCGGTTAGCGAAGCCGTCAGCACGGTGTATCGGATCAATCTTCCCGATACGTCGCTTATAGACATTCTTACTATTCCATCACAAATACGAGGATTGGATTGGTCGCCGGACGGCCGATGGATAACTTACAGTACGCGGCCTGATTCAACCAGTCCGTTCAGTCTTTATTTGGCCGACGTCGAAGGAAAAACTATAACGCAAATTACATCGCCGCCGCAAAAGCATATGGAAGACCGGTACCCCGTTTTTTTCAATGACGGGCGTTCAATAGCCTTCGCACGTTTTGATACGGATTTTGACAATGATATCTGGGTTATCGAAATAAGTACAGGAGAATTGCGGCGACTGACGTCGGATAGAGCGAGGGTCGTTGACGTAACGTCGGACGGCGACCAAATATTTTATACCAGGTCAGGAACCAATTCGATTAATGCAATCGTACGTTTAAATCCGGTAACCCTGGAAAAAACATTGCTGGCAAAGATTGCCTGTTCTTCGCTATCGGTTCGCGGCCGCCGAATTGTTTTTGCTTATCATCTTGTCAACGATGATGTCATGTCGTTAATTGATCTTAAGACAAAATCGGGAGTTGATTTTTTTGAATCCAACTATGGAGAAGTTTTTCCTGAGTTTTCACCCGACGGGCGTTCGGTCATATTCATTTCCAATCGCGAAGGGGACCTAAATCTCTGGAAAGGGAATGTACAGGACGTAATCCCGCGCCGCGTGTCGTTCAAATCGTTATCGCTGGCGAGTTACCAGCCCCGGTGGAGCCCGGATGGAAAAAATATCCTATTCGACACATTTGAAGATGGGCAATTTAAAATTTACAAAACTCCGGTCGATGAGGATCAGCCGCGTGTTCTGATCGAAGATGCCGCTTCACCTGTATTCTCCAACGATGGAAAATATATTTACTTCAAC contains these protein-coding regions:
- a CDS encoding winged helix-turn-helix domain-containing protein, whose translation is MSIHPAKKSIYIVDAWVIKPELNIIITGDSSVRVEPKAMDVLVYMLDRPGETVTREEFFQVIWKDSFVTENTLNQIISKLRKIFNDETAQPRVIETVSKKGYRIIAAVEKKNENNGDAANEPKSLWMKVAAGLAVLAVLAAIIAGREYFFVDKFTEPVILSSATGMERFPFLSYDGKKVVFIYGNSCDEKTEVRVLTPGSDQVEIFAQIPGFKKFPRFSRDGQSIIFCNTVGWNSVSEAVSTVYRINLPDTSLIDILTIPSQIRGLDWSPDGRWITYSTRPDSTSPFSLYLADVEGKTITQITSPPQKHMEDRYPVFFNDGRSIAFARFDTDFDNDIWVIEISTGELRRLTSDRARVVDVTSDGDQIFYTRSGTNSINAIVRLNPVTLEKTLLAKIACSSLSVRGRRIVFAYHLVNDDVMSLIDLKTKSGVDFFESNYGEVFPEFSPDGRSVIFISNREGDLNLWKGNVQDVIPRRVSFKSLSLASYQPRWSPDGKNILFDTFEDGQFKIYKTPVDEDQPRVLIEDAASPVFSNDGKYIYFNSKRSGTSQIWKVPVDGGDAVQVTFKGGLIGYESVADSAFYFVKEGLSGIWKLKNGIEELFFTDLQSNAVRNWRLTEKGIYFAKSPPDQIYYLDLKTKALHLIISYPCQGYTNGLSISPDGEKLLWSRVQQFETDIRMIEWK